In the genome of Bacillus thuringiensis, the window GGACTTTGAAAATAGTACTTTATTTTGCATTGCTAAATGATCGATTAGTACATTTTCTAATACAGATAATCCGTGAATAAGTCCGTGATCTACTTCTTGTGTTACGAAAGAAATGCCATGCTTTTTTGCATCGCGCGGTGAAGTAAAGGAAACAGACTGAGTATCAATTTTTATATCGCCAAAAACTGGTTGAATTTCACCAGTTGCTATTTTTAGTAAAGTACTTTTTCCCGCACCGTTCATGCCTAGTAAAGCGTGTACTTTTCCTTTTTGAATATGAATAGAAACATCTTCTAGAACAGGTGTAGCGACATGATAAGAATGTGTAATGTTTTGAAGAGAGAACGTCATCATTTTTTCTCCTTCTCTAATTTTTTCATCCAAGGGGAATATGCATCTTTTGAGTCTCCCCAACCGTTTATATATTTTGATAACTGATCCATTGTTATATTTTCTTTTGGTAAACTATTTTTCTTTACTAAATAAGGTTCTAGTGAATAAATATCTGGCGTTTGTTCACCAGCAATTTTTTTGTATAAAAATCGTACTTGAACCTTACCTACTTCAGCTGGATCAGTTGCAGCTGTAGCAGTCCAAGGTGAGTTTTCTTTTTGCATGAGTTGTAAATCCTCATTACTTAAGTCAATGCTATATACTTTTATATCTGTACGACCAGCTTGTTCAAGTGCTTTAACAGTCCCTTTAGCAAACTCATCCCACGAAGCGAAAATAGCTTGTAAATCGCCTTTTTTCGGATATTTCTTTAGTAAAGCTTCTACTTGTGTTTGTGTATCGAGTGGCGTGTTATTACTAGCAGTACCGAATCTTGCGACTTCTTCTATATTTGGATACCGTTTATAAAAAGTATCAATGATAACATTGCGACGTTCCATTGGAGCAAATCCGCCGACCCATACAACTGCGATATTTCCTTGTCCATTCAAATCTTCCGCTAACGTTTTTAATGATTTCCATGCAAGACTATAGTCATCTTGATCAATAATTGTCACACCTGGCAAGCGTAGATCGTTATCGAACGCAACTACGGGAATGTTCGCTTGTAACGCTTTTTCTACTCCAGGTTTTAGTGCTTCAGAACGGCCATGATCAATTAAAATACCATCCACTTTTGAATTAATAGCAGTATCTAAATTTGCAGCCATTTTTGCTAAATCGTTATCAGAATTGTAGACTTGTACACTGCCGCCAAATAGCTCAACTTGTTTTTTGACACCCTCAATATATTGAGAGGAAAAAGTTCCGATGGACATTTGCATAATTAATGCGATTTTTAATGGCTTCTTTATTTGGCTTGGAATTTCTGTTTGTAATTGATTTTCTACCGTTGTAGTCGCCTTTCTCACAGTTTGTTGCTTTTGTGAAGAGATAGCATCTTGTTCATTTGTACAAGCTGCTAATGTAAATAAGAGAAAAATAAGTACGATGGAACATAATTTTTTCATAAAAAAATCCCTCCTAAACTAAAAAGAGAGAGGAGGGAGTGAAAATAAAAAACGCCTTTTCATATAGAAAAGACGCCTTATCATATTACTCTTATCTTTCAACACAATGTGTTGTAAGAATTAGCACCGTGCCCATAAATGGGTCGGTTGCCGGGCTTCGTAGGGCTCATCCCTCCACCTGCTCTTGATAAGACATCGAATATTTAACTATTTTGAATTATTCCACAAACGAATGGTGTTGTCAAACAGTATTTATAAAAAAATCCCTCAGGAAGAGGGATTTTAATGTGGTAAGAATATCAATTGATAAGCAAACAAAATTCCAAATACATACACAAGTGGGTGAACAGCACGGAATTTACCTTTTGCCACTTTCATAAGTGGGTATGAAATAAATCCAAGTGCGATACCTGTTGCGATACTTGATGTAAGCGGCATGCTTAAGATTACTAAGAATGCTGGGAATGCTTCATCAAATGAGTCCCAATCGATGTGGCGAACTGAACCCATCATAAGACTACCAACAATAATTAATGATGGTGCAGTAATAGCTGATACACCAGAAACGGCACTTACTAATGGTCCGAAGAATGCTGCTAGTGCGAATAGAACAGCTACTGTAACAGTTGTTAAACCAGTACGACCACCAGCTGCAACACCAGCAGATGATTCAATGTAAGCTGTTGATGGTGTTGTTCCGAACATAGAACCGATTGTTGCTGAGAATGAGTCAGATAGAAGAGCTCGTCCAGCTTTTGGAAGTTTTCCGTCTTTCATAAATCCACCTTGTTGAGCTACCCCAAGTAATGTACCTGTTGTATCAAATAATGTAACAAGGAAGAATGAGAATACAACGCCGTATAATCCGTAGTTAATTACGTCAGATACAGCAGTAATTGGATTTGAAACGATAATTCCTTCTGGTAATCCAGGCATTGATGTAACACCGTTTGAGAATGTTAATTGTCCTGTGAAGAAAGCGATAATACCAGTTAATAGCATACCGATAAATAGTGCGCCATTTACATTTAAAGACATAAGAACAATAGTAATTCCAAGCCCAGCCAATGCTAGTAGAACTGGAGCAGAGTGAAGATCACCAAGTCCAACTAAGTTTGCATCATTTTTTGTAACGATACCTGTTAAACGTAAACCGATAAAGGCGATGAAAAGACCGATACCAGCAGTAATTGCATGTTTTAAGTTTTCAGGAATTGCTTCCATTAATTTTGTACGGAAAGATGTAAATGATAGCAAAATTAAAATCATACCTGCTACGAATACAGCAGAGAATGCAATTGCGAAAGTCATGCCTTCATGCGCTTTTACAACAGAGTAAGAGAAGTAAGCATTTAATCCCATACCTGGCGCGATTGCGATTGGTAAGTTTGTAAAGATTGCCATAAATAATGTTCCGACAACAGCAGCAATAATTGTTGCTGTAAATGCTTGTTCAAATGGAACACCTGCATCCCCAAGGATAACAGGGTTTACGACAATGATATATGCCATTGTTAAGAAGGTAATAATACCTGCCATAATTTCAGTTTTAATAGAAGTTTTATGTTTTGAAAGGTTAAACATATAAACATCCTTTCTGTTTACGAATAATTTTCACAACAGTTATATATAATATTCGTTTTTTAACTATTTTGCAATAGTTTTGCATAAAAAGTTTATAACAATTCATATTTTGTGTCTTAAATTCGAATATTAATCGTAACTTGATGTGTGAATTTCAGTTTTTATTATGCACATTATAAGGAAAAGGAGTTGAAAGAAGCTATGCCACAGCAAAAAAACTTTATAACAATGCCTGCGCAACATCAAAATAAGCAGCCGGGGATTGAATCATTAATGAGCCCCCTTCCGCAGTTTGAAGATCCAAATTATAAAGGAAGTGAAAAGTTAAAAGGAAAGAATGTGTTAATTACGGGAGGAGATAGCGGAATTGGACGAGCAGTTTCCATCGCTTTTGCAAAAGAGGGAGCAAATGTTGCGATTGCTTATTTAGATGAGGAAGAAGATGCAAATGAGACGAAACAACGTGTTGAAAAAGAAGGTGTAAAGTGTGTATTGTTGCCAGGGGATTTGAGTAATGAACAGCATTGTAAAGATATTGTGGAAGAGACCGCTCGGCAGTTAGGTAGTTTAAATATTTTAGTAAATAACGTTGCACAGCAATATCCGCAGCAAGGGCTAGAGTATATTACAGCAGAACAGTTAGAAAAAACATTTCGTATTAATATTTTTTCTTATTTTCACGTTACGAAAGCAGCACTTTCTCATTTGAAGAAAGGAGATGTCATTATAAATACGGCATCTATCGTTGCATATGAAGGGAATGAAACGTTAATTGATTATTCCGCAACGAAAGGAGCAATCGTAGCTTTTACAAGATCACTTTCTCAATCGTTAGTGCAAAAAGGGATTCGTGTAAATGGTGTTGCACCAGGACCGATTTGGACACCGCTTATTCCATCGAGCTTTGATGAGAAGAAAGTCTCTCAGTTTGGGAGCAATGTCCCGATGCAAAGGCCTGGTCAACCATATGAGTTAGCGCCGGCATACGTATATTTAGCGTCTGATGATTCTTCTTATGTTACTGGACAAATGATACATGTAAATGGGGGCGTTATTGTAAATGGATAGTTTTCATTTATAAGAGCAAAGTAAAGCTAATTACAATTATTATGGTGAGCGCTAGGGGGGATAT includes:
- a CDS encoding sugar ABC transporter substrate-binding protein, translating into MKKLCSIVLIFLLFTLAACTNEQDAISSQKQQTVRKATTTVENQLQTEIPSQIKKPLKIALIMQMSIGTFSSQYIEGVKKQVELFGGSVQVYNSDNDLAKMAANLDTAINSKVDGILIDHGRSEALKPGVEKALQANIPVVAFDNDLRLPGVTIIDQDDYSLAWKSLKTLAEDLNGQGNIAVVWVGGFAPMERRNVIIDTFYKRYPNIEEVARFGTASNNTPLDTQTQVEALLKKYPKKGDLQAIFASWDEFAKGTVKALEQAGRTDIKVYSIDLSNEDLQLMQKENSPWTATAATDPAEVGKVQVRFLYKKIAGEQTPDIYSLEPYLVKKNSLPKENITMDQLSKYINGWGDSKDAYSPWMKKLEKEKK
- a CDS encoding NCS2 family permease, whose translation is MFNLSKHKTSIKTEIMAGIITFLTMAYIIVVNPVILGDAGVPFEQAFTATIIAAVVGTLFMAIFTNLPIAIAPGMGLNAYFSYSVVKAHEGMTFAIAFSAVFVAGMILILLSFTSFRTKLMEAIPENLKHAITAGIGLFIAFIGLRLTGIVTKNDANLVGLGDLHSAPVLLALAGLGITIVLMSLNVNGALFIGMLLTGIIAFFTGQLTFSNGVTSMPGLPEGIIVSNPITAVSDVINYGLYGVVFSFFLVTLFDTTGTLLGVAQQGGFMKDGKLPKAGRALLSDSFSATIGSMFGTTPSTAYIESSAGVAAGGRTGLTTVTVAVLFALAAFFGPLVSAVSGVSAITAPSLIIVGSLMMGSVRHIDWDSFDEAFPAFLVILSMPLTSSIATGIALGFISYPLMKVAKGKFRAVHPLVYVFGILFAYQLIFLPH
- a CDS encoding SDR family oxidoreductase, with the translated sequence MPQQKNFITMPAQHQNKQPGIESLMSPLPQFEDPNYKGSEKLKGKNVLITGGDSGIGRAVSIAFAKEGANVAIAYLDEEEDANETKQRVEKEGVKCVLLPGDLSNEQHCKDIVEETARQLGSLNILVNNVAQQYPQQGLEYITAEQLEKTFRINIFSYFHVTKAALSHLKKGDVIINTASIVAYEGNETLIDYSATKGAIVAFTRSLSQSLVQKGIRVNGVAPGPIWTPLIPSSFDEKKVSQFGSNVPMQRPGQPYELAPAYVYLASDDSSYVTGQMIHVNGGVIVNG